The following coding sequences are from one Sesamum indicum cultivar Zhongzhi No. 13 linkage group LG11, S_indicum_v1.0, whole genome shotgun sequence window:
- the LOC105173868 gene encoding ethanolamine-phosphate cytidylyltransferase-like, whose protein sequence is MEFESSNWIKDGVYFYPHLFGGIMITCALLSFSTSYFGKISVPTMPYLFPDLRVFHKNKSANKRVRVYMDGCFDLMHYGHANALRQAKALGDELVVGVVSDEEIISNKGPPVLSMQERLALVSGLKWVDEVIPNAPYEITEDFMNRLFKEHKIDYIIHGDDPCLLPDGTDAYALAKKVGRYKQIKRTEGVSSTDIVGRILSCMKDAKSEKLFSEPSGEVDNLNNTRSSKSLVNGGHISHFLPTSRRIVQFSNGKGPGPNSRVVYIDGAFDLFHAGHVEILKSAKQLGDFLLVGIYADHTVSELRGINFPLMNLHERSLSVLACRYVDEVIIGAPWEVTKDMITTFNISLVVHGTIAEKNPLSIGKSDPYAVPKNMGIFQMIESPKDITTTSIARRIIANHEIYLKRNAKKEASEKKYYAEKKYVLAD, encoded by the exons ATGGAATTTGAGAGCAGCAATTGGATAAAAGATGGGGTTTATTTCTATCCTCATCTGTTTGGTGGTATAATGATTACTTGTGCACTGCTTAGTTTTTCCACCAGCTACTTCGGTAAGATTAGTGTTCCAACTATGCCTTACCTCTTTCCGGACTTGAGAGTTTTTCATAAGAACAAATCCGCAAACAAACGTGTTCGTGTGTATATGGATGGATGTTTTGATCTGATGCACTATGGGCATGCCAATGCCCTGAGACAAGCAAAGGCTCTAGGGGATGAATTGGTTGTTGGAGTTGTAAGTGATGAAGAGATCATATCTAACAAAGGCCCTCCAGTTTTATCCATGCAAGAGAG GCTGGCCCTCGTTAGTGGGTTGAAGTGGGTGGATGAAGTCATTCCTAATGCTCCCTATGAAATTACTGAAGATTTTATGAATAGACTTTTCAAGGAGCACAAGATTGACTATATTATACATGGTGATGATCCGTGCCTTCTTCCTGATGGAACTGATGCTTATGCTCTAGCAAAGAAAGTTGGTCGCTACAAGCAGATCAAACGTACTGAAGGTGTCTCCAGTACAGATATTGTAG GAAGGATACTTTCCTGTATGAAGGATGCTAAATCAGAAAAATTGTTCTCAGAACCGTCTGGTGAAGTTGATAACTTAAACAACACGCGGAGCAGTAAATCTCTGGTTAATGGTGGCCACATTTCTCATTTCCTACCTACTTCAAGAAGAATCGTGCAATTCTCGAATGGCAAG GGGCCTGGGCCAAATTCCCGAGTTGTTTACATTGATGGTGCATTTGATCTTTTTCATGCTGGGCACGTTGAG ATTCTAAAGAGTGCGAAACAACTTGGagattttcttcttgttggTATTTATGCTGATCACACCGTTAG TGAGCTTCGCGGTATTAATTTCCCACTAATGAATCTCCACGAGCGTAGCCTTAGCGTGCTGGCATGTCGTTACGTTGATGAGGTCATCATAGGTGCACCTTGGGAGGTTACTAAAGATATG ATTACAACCTTCAACATATCTTTGGTCGTGCATGGAACAATTGCGGAGAAAAACCCTCTCTCAATT GGCAAGTCGGACCCCTATGCTGTTCCAAAGAATATGGGAATTTTCCAAATGATCGAGAGCCCAAAAGATATCACTACGACTTCCATAGCTCGAAGGATCATTGCCAATCACGAGATTTATCTG AAACGAAATGCCAAGAAGGAAGCaagtgaaaagaaatattatgccGAGAAGAAATATGTGTTGGCAGACTGA